The genomic DNA TCAGATGATGTGTATCATTTGCATGTAGCTGTAATCTGTATCACTGAACTTTTTAAACAGGTAACTTACTGGTTGCATATATATGTTAAAAAAGGTTTAAGAATGTGCAAGAGAGGATCTCATCCATGTGACTAATTTTGCAGTAGCTTTTCAGAACAGAATTAACTTTTGAAAGTCTAATGTCAAAAATGCTTGTTGACACCTGATACACTAATTCTGTCTGAAAACACTGTCTTGTGGGAAGAGACTATTTCTAACAATTTTGCATTGATTTTACACAGTAAAACACACAAATGAACAAGCACTCCTGAGGATCAATACTAGGTTCAATCCTGGGATACACCGGTATTGTTACAAAGCCAACTGACAAGGCAATCACTAGTCCAAGAGCCAGGCCATACCTGTTATTGAACTAGTAGACAAACAGGACAAAGACAAAAACGTAAAGAAGTTAGACGCACAATGGCCTGTGTAGTATAAGTAATGAATggcatgaaaaacaaacactctCATTCAAATGGAAACAAGAAGCACTTCAGTTAAGAAGATATTTCAAGCCCTGAAAAtccatttcaaacaaaaaatcaaaataaaaatatatttggcaATGTTATCTTTAAAAAGTGCAGCCAGAGTATAGCTTAAAAAGGGGTACAGGATTAAGAAGTTTTCCCctgaagaaagtattttatgTTGAGTCTGTGCATGTCAAGCATTCCTGATTTTTCAATGTACTACAGTTATTAGTGTATAATATGTTTTGCATAAGAGAAATGGTGCCTGACAGGATAAGGCTGTGCCctggaaagggagggaggggtcTTTATCACTCTCTGCAGTGAGAGGCATCTGCAGTAGGCAATAAGTCCTCCAATAGATTCACCAGAATTAATGATTATCAGTAAGGGGCAAACTCACAATTCCCACTcccaaatgaaaagcaaaataccaAACAGGACTGCTGGAACCCACCAGTTTGGTCTTTGTTTgctggggttgttttttggttttttgcttagAACTGCTTTAGGAACACTTTGTACTATCTGcagcataaatatttaactaaacatttgttttgttagccttaatatcttttatttaatgaaaaaactCCACATACCCCCACTGATTTCCGCATTTCACTTTCAAAAACGACTCCTCAAAGTCCAGAACAGCTCGATTTTAAAGGACACATTGGATATCTCTCCCAATAGTAGCAGTAGTGTAATCGCAGTACCCAATTACCTAATTGTCACTAACATTTTTGGTGCCTACACTTTACTGCCTTGGCAGAAGACCATCTCCCAAGAAatactgcctttttaaaatctatgcATAGACAAGCAAAATTATATTCTCCTTGCTTCTATCCTTTGTCTTATATAATGGAATATACTGCAAAATTCATTTGTACTTTCTTAACCAGCTGATTTTCTACTTGAACCCTACACTTTGTCTACTTCATTTCTTTCCTATCAGCGACACCCCTGTGACAATAGCAGTGTTGTCCAGAATTCTAAGTGTAGCCCATTTTTGCAATACAATTAGTGACAAACATTACAAGGACCAGTTGCGTAGTCAGAACAACATAGAACTGATGGGGGACAGTCCCCTTCTTCATTAGTAAGCCTTCAACCTCTCACAAGGCAGCCATCCTTTGTTTTTGCTCTCAGCTGTGAAAGCTAATTGCAGGATACTTTGGTGATTGCAGTTTCTTGATGAGTCACTATGTTCTTCCCCACTCACCTTTCTAAAACTCCAAATTCCATCTTCCCTGAGAATAGGGCCAGAAGTAACaattaaaatagcaaatgtcttcagaaaagaaagctacATAGAATTTATGTCTGGCTGCCAAAGTACATTTTGCTACACTACAAACTTTCCCACTATTCCTCATTTTGTAATCAATGTTCCCTCTGAACTCCATAAAGTGGATGGGATGGATGATGGGTAAGAGACAATGATAAAGGGAGCAGCCAACATTTACTGCTCACGTCAGATCAAGGAGAACAGTGAAATTAGAGCATCTAGTGATGGTGTCCAATGGACAAAACTAGAGGAATAAGGCATCCTAATACTAGGGCTGCCACCTCCAGACGACTGagtccttttcctccagttgATTCAGGTTTGTGGCTATGAGCAATTCCTCCTACTTCTGGGAGGACGTGAACTGTGGCAACGTAAAGAAAAGTCCCAGCAGAAAACAGCATAGCAACTCCGGTGGCATTGACTTCTGAAAGGGcttctttgctgctctgaaatgggaaaaaaaaaagaaaccacaacaaaaatcccaaacagaaagagcaaaaaaaagtaGATAAGCACAAGTTcttcaatgttaaaaaaattatttaagtgtcCAGACACAGTAGCATTTCTATCATCTTGCAATAACAACGGTTTAACGTGTTGCACTTTGTGTAGTAACTGGCATTCTAAAGTTCATGTGGGGGCGGAAGGACACCTCTTATTCTAGTTAGTTCACTTCAGACTTCTAGGAGCccttaacagaagaaaaaaagtcagcttGTGCAGAAGCATTTTGTTTGATCTCAGAGCAACAcacaaaatgtcaaaatgacaaaacatgctttgaaataaaataaaattcagattgCAAAGCCACAACTTTTAAGAAAGAGCCTCaagactgacttttttttcctttttctaaacaAATAGTTCAAATTAGATGTCAGCCTTTAAATATCTAGTCCCCTGCTGGTCAGAGGAAGAATTGCTAGATTTAAGTCCCAAATCATCACTCTCAGTATTTCATTTGTATGTACAAGTAAACACCCAAAACTTTTCCAGAATTTCCATGCCAGCTTCATTAAGAAATGCATCTTCTAGATCAAAATTGATCACCCCTTCACATTTATATTAGGATTAAGATCATGCTCCACATCATTTAATGTAATGGAATGCAAACCCTCTCATAACTGTTCTAAAATGCTTCTTGAACAATTTCCAACTCAAGTGTGATGTTAGTTCTCTGGTATATTCTCAGGTTATTTTTCCAAAGAGCAGAGATACATCTTCTGCTCTGGAATTATACCACCACTTCAACAGCCTTTATGCCTTACCAATTCCATGTTCTTTCTGAAGGGCAAAATGCAAAACCAACACTTAGTAAGCCTACACCAAAAAAACGCTCAAACAGCATTCTAATTTCTATTTACAAAACCAACTGTTTCTGCCATCCCCTGTACTGCAATATCAAACATAACTCCTTTCCAGCAAGCAAAGGGATTAGCCCAGATGATTGACTTAATCTTTCCTCTCATGCCTTGAGTTTCATGAGATCAAGTTAGATTCTTTAGGACACAACACCACAGTGTGACAACAGCACGGCTCACAGCAGTTAGAAATACAGGAGTGTCATAGGAAATGCTATGAAAAGCAGAAACGTTTGTACAGAGATGATACTCATGTGCAGTGGCCCATTTCACAGGCCATTTATTGTATAGAACCAAGACATGACTACGCTTTCAGAAGTATGAGAGGCAAAAAGGCTGTTCTAGCTGAGGATTCAACTTCTGACACAGTGTGATTTTCACAGACTTTGAATATATAGGAACAATTTTGGGATGGTGGGGGACAccagcaaagattttttttgcctgtatATTAAAATAAGAATGCATTCAGCAACACTGAAGATTACTCAGTTATATAGTCGTCAGATAAAATCTTGTATATGAGTAAATAGTCAAGTTCTCAGCGGGGAGCAGtataaaggagaaaagacagaagTCAGACTTCTAAAAAAACCTACACAATACTCTACGAAGGAGTTATATCACTGGTTCTGATAGAAAGCATGGATTATTGTTTCACACATTCACGTTGCTACCTTTTTATCCACTTTTTTTAAGAAGATCTCCATTCTGCTAATTTTTTCAAGGGGTTTGGAATTATGTTCTAGGAAACTTGTACGATATTCCTTCCCCCAAACTTCATTACTAAGCTACATTTTGGGCAGAACAAAATCACATACCTACCTTGCTTAGCCCTAAGTATGTCACCATTGACATAACAGGTGCTGCTAACGCAAAGACCAGCAAGTGTTTTCTAATTCGATTCCGTTCCAGCCCAGCATGCATCAGGAAGGAAACCAGGCCAAAGGCAGCTGGTGCCTGCAAAAAACAATATTCACTGGTAATACTTCTATTCACTTCTAAAATCCCTTGAAATCCAAGATGAAGTTGAAATACAGCTTAACATGTTGAAATGCACTGAATTGGAAGAAATTCAGGGAGAGTGCTAGTATGTTGCAGTTAACCCAAATCAATAGAATTCTGCAGACAGCCCTACCTTAACAGTACCCAATGGAAAACCATGTTCTGGCTATCAGAGTACAGCTATTTGTGTAGCCAttataaacattaaaatgatCGTTCTGACTTGAGTCATTGCTACAATCCTTAAGTCTCCATTAACtcatgtaactttttttttgtcctgataCTACTGTGCATGCTTAGATGGACAGTTTATCTACAGGAGAAAAAATCTACAATTattatggggggaaaaaatccaagaTAGGTAGCTGTCAGCCTCCACAGGAACAAACACTTAAGAGCTCTTCTGATTAGTTCATCattcagtttcatttctgttcccaCTGGGAAGCAAACAAAtacttccttctccctctgctggcATCCAGTTTCTTATACACAAGGCATAGCTGCTCTACCACTCACAGAATTTACTACATTTTTTGCTCACATTAAACCAATGGCAGTCCACCCTGACATTTTTGAGATAAGACAAACTAAAATATATTGAGTACTTTTAATAcatcaaatctttttttttttaaacctaggAGGAGGAAACCatgagcaaaggaagaaaagatgagaaagacaaaagcatCAGTCAGGATCAGgagaccagaaaaataaaaaagatctCAGAGAAATAAACTCTTCTTTCAATATCAAATATCTTTTGATAATCTTTCATAGGATAAATTTCTCTTCTAAAATTTTACAATTTCAGAAGTCAATTTGAGCATTAAGAGTAATAAAAGCAAGTTTCACTTGGCAATAGCCATAAACTAAGCTTCACAGCAAGATGTGACATTGACATTGCCACCTCTGAAGAGGGTTATGCAAACTACCATTTATTGTATgaacagtgaagaaaagacaCCCTAGATCTGGGTTTCCTAACATTTTGAACATGCAATTATGCAAGCAAGATTTTTGTATGAATGTTTGACTAATATATGCATGTACTACCGTAAGTCAAATAAGTACTGGCACACATGTTTAGAACCTATATAGCTAATAGGTATCTTTGCACAAATATTAGAAAACAGATCTTCCCATCTTTGCCATGGAtttagctgggatggagttagttttccttcactgtagctggtacagtgctgtgttttggacttagtacgaaaacaatgttgataacacactgatgttttagttgttgctgggtagtgcttacactaatcaaggacttttctagcttcccatgctctgccgggtgcacaagaggcCAGCAGtagagggggcacagccaagagagcagatccaactggccaaagggatattccatatcatacgacatcatgcccagtatattaactgggggtAGTTGGCCAGGGGACGCAGCgattgtggctcagggaccagcagcgtcAGTCGGCaagtggtgagtggttgcatcacttatggttgttcttttttcctggcttcatttctctcattattttccttttttatattatcattatcataATTATCATTATaatcattaccattattactattttattttcattattaaacttatctcaacccacaagttttcttgtttttgctcttccaattctgtcccccatcccactgggattgggggagtgagcaagtgactGCGTAGTGTTTAGCtgttgactggggctaaaccatgacaatctCCAGAAGTCAGTTTGCCAGTTACCGTcggaaaacatggaaaattttttcctgcagaaatagCATGTGACTGATGTCGAAGCTACTACAATAACAGAGGTAACCAGAAGTTGTAATTTAGTACTCTGATATCaagtggttttaaaaaactAACGCTTTAAACATTAGAACTTCCCATTTTCTTAACATCAAAGAACAAACACACTGTTGTAATCAGcataaaactgcttttcctcGTTGAATACACTAGCATATAGCTTTGTGCTTCACACACTAGAACTCCTCTGAATATATCTCTTACGACAGTAGGACtcttggtgggttttgtttggttggtttttaaaaaaaacaaaccaaccagaaAACACACCATCACACTAGCTTCAGAAAAAGTCAGTGTGAAGCAGCCACATTTCTTCATGAGCTGATCTTCTATCCCTGTTTTTGGGACACTTCTCCCAATCACAGCAACCAAGGTAGGCAGCAGGCAGTCAGAATTCCCTCTTTTGTACCCCATTCAGACTTAGCATCCATCATTTGCTATTCTGTCATACATCATACCAATGCTTTTTGGTCCTTGAAGCCGTACTCTTAACCTGTTCATTTCAACAGTGTTACACGTTTCCAGATTAAATCACTAAGGAAACCTAAGAACTTTAGTAATTTCTGTATGCTTTAACCGTCTTTTAAAGAACGACTAATATTTTTTGCATGACGACTTACCTTGTGCAACATAATCGCAACAAACACTATCAGCTGGACACTAGTTTGAGAAGTAGAAGCTGCTGCACCCAATGCAACACCATCAGCTGAAACAAGAGTTCAAATTCATGGATTATTCCTCTGCATCAGTTTCAACCTTCCCACCCCTCAATGGCTGACAGTACAAAACGTTTATGTGAAGTCTGTTATTCAAAATGCCGTTCACAATACCAACTCCACACATGATTCCACTCCCCTTTGTTTCTTAAGCCACCATTTCAGGATTTCAGACAACCCTCAACAGGAGCTGTTTCATATCTCCCAAGACCATAAAAACTATACTGAGACTCTGTTCAGTATTGAGACACACTGACAAATTAGAACCAGgtaacaaattattttagtcTTCTGTAGTAGAAGCGGCTTcctgtttaaattttttaaatctgatttaAATTCTAAACATTAAAAGAATCTTAATTATTACATttgaaagtttatttaaaagataaatactACTATTAATCATTTAACAACTATATTGTCTAAATGAAATAGGAAAAGGATACTATATTAATCCTTAATATATAGTCACTtcatttaatgaagaaatatctttttgaTCAAGATCTTGTGACTTACCCAGACCATAGCTTTCAGAGAGATTAAAAACCGTCATATTTACCCTGCACATATATGATAGAGAATTACAACATGAACATTGGTTGACTGCAACACGTGTCACTTTTTTGGTCCTTGCAAGTCAGCCCAAATGTGTTTCAGTCAGATCTTTGCACTCCATCCTATAATgtcctttttctccccacaagatactattttttttaaacttaatattttttaaaaaataacaacataatTCAACTGACAAGGAAACCAAAAGGTGTTTCATGATACTTATCAAGTGTGTTAGCACGTACTGAAATTTAGCAGCTAAAGCAGCCAAAGGaattgaaaaggaagagaatgagCATCACACaacttttctgatgttttcagaACGTTCCATGCAACATTCTGAGCACTGGAGTATGTTTCCCTAGTAAGTTTTGGGGAAGATCCTTAGTTCACCCTGggtgtttttcactttttttgtttgtggtttgggtttttttgggtttttttgggggttgttttgttttgtttttttataaaaagccacctacaaaaacaaaacccaagtgTTTTTGCCAAGTGCTAACAATGGGTCCTACATTACCTGCAGCATGGACTACTAGTCCCAGCGTTGTGGTGATTTTGGAGTTGCCTGATCTTGCAGCTTCTGGATCTGAAATGGTTGGGAGGAAAGTTCGGATGAAGAGAATACATAAATTACgctggaagaaaaattttaaagtatcGCTGCATGTCTCTACCAGCTGCTTCAGCACTTATATTCTAAATTATCAGCTTTTGTATTGCTGCATTAGATTTACTGTAAAATAGTCTGATACCTAACACCTTCAAGTAGTGTTTGAAGAACTTAAAGTTCTGCCAACAAGTTCTGATTCTATGACAGAATCATAGACAATTCTTCGCAATTTACACAATCATTGATACAGGCAGAAACAATTGTTTTTCTTAACCTCCTGAAACCAAATGTTAAAGTTCTGTGCTaccaaggggaagaaaaactaGTTTTGCATCCCCAGAATCCAGAGCTGCTCCAAAGAGACAGGATCATTTTTCCCCACATAGCCCAACATTGGCATCTTCCTTCAGGTGACAGTCTGAGGCAGTCTCTGTCACACTGATTCGCTTGACAATTCTTAGTAAGCAATAAATTCTATCTGTCACAGCAGCAGTTGCAAAGATTTCCTGCCAGCATTATACACCATGGAGAAGGAATGCAGCCAGTGCTGCTCGAGATCCAGAGTTTTGACTGCAATTGTTTGACAACTACTCTGAGGACTTTTACAGGTTAGCTCATTACATAGCACAATAGGGCAACATCCACCACTATGTAATCAGCTGTTATGAAGAATCACTGCAATGAACAGGGCAGATAAGTCCTACACAAGTATAGAAAGATCTTATTCTATTGTTTAACTCCAAACAGTTGAACAGCTGTTAATTATACTAGCAGTCAGTAAGCCGACTGCAAGCATAACTACACAGCTACTTTAATAAGCCTGCACTGCTGCCAAAATGGAAAGTCCAGTCCTgttcctttcctcctgcctgtaCCCCTGCCCTCCAGTCTCTCCGTGCCCAGGCACCCACGTAGTTGCCCAGCGGATCAGATCAAGTAAGTGAGGTGGCTAAAAACTAATGTATTCTCTTCAGTCAGATTGATCTTCTGAATCAAGCAGAGTCTATTTGAGCAATTAATTGCACAAGCTGTATTTGGATGACTGTGATGGCATATTCATGTCAAATAGGACGAGATATTCACAACGaatatttcttaaatttgttttgGATTGGCCAGAACTAAACACGAAGAGAGGGTTCACACTTGATTTCATACGTCCATTCTGGCCTACACTGTTTAGTTTAGACAAAGTAAAATCTAGCTACTTGGAAGACAACAAAACTACCAGATGCTGgctcaaatgagaaaaaaatgttttgttcagtagctttaaaaaaaacatatcaAAAACACTACCGCATTTCCTGTGACAGAAGTACAGACTAGATAAGACTTTACTTACTATCCTATTTTATAGTGTGTACCTCCAATCACATGACTACAGTCATAGCCAATTTCCTCCTGGCATTTGCTCTGATCAGAGACATAGGAAAGGGTCAAAACCTGTACAGACCAAGGATTCTCCTGGCAGTTGCTCACCTGCATCCTCTTGTCATCCTGCCTGCCActgtttcctttgaaaagctTTGAAAGTTGGCTGGCCATGGCTGTGGCTCCATTGACGCTTCTCCAGGAACATAAAGGTAAGACAGTCCCTGCACTGGCCTCCCACCTGTCCCACCACACTAACTCCATATGGGCAGTTCACAGCGCAGCTGCACAAATGCTAAGGATCCAACCAAAAAATATCCCCCTTCCTTTGCAcatgttttacttttccttcaaGATCAACTCCCTAATTTCTCAGGGCCAAATTCCATCATCAGAGAAGATTATGTGGGAGAAAATGGGTAGCCAAAGGcaataaaataccttttcagaagacaaaacaaCTTTGGTGCATTTCAAGCTACAGTCTGAACATTAAGTCACAGGCAGGAAACAAAGGCAACTGCAGGCATTTTGAGAGTATTGCAATGAAGTTGAGAAATCTTTGAACAGGACATATTTTGAAGTAAGTGAGGCTCCAGACTAGTGTGGGAGTCCAGCTGTGCACTTACAGAAAAGGACCAGAGCTTACATCTAGTCATTCCTGCAGTCTTAAGAAAACTTCTTGTTCTTTCCAAGTCTTGCCTACACATATGACAATTAAGTaggaaaaacaaagataaaactAACTTGAAGTTTTTTGGAAAGCCAGAGAAAACCCCTATGGGTGATACTGTAAAACAGACTCAAGTGACAAgtcgcccccccacccccacaccaTATGTGCTTGGACAGTTTTTTAATGTTAGCAAAGCAAGATCTCAAATTATGCTGAATTCCAGAACAGAATTCCAGCACAAACATTTCACACAGACCTTACTTTATGTTTGTAAAGCACCTATTGAAACTCTGGACTTGACTGGTCAAATTAAATCCCAGTAGCattcaaaaaaaattacaacttgCTAATTGAGGCTAATTAGCAAGTCTAATTGAAGTGAATCTTTACTTACCATCTGTAGGGTGCATGTGAGAGCTGCCTATCTGGTCCACCAACAGCATGAAGACAAAGCCGAGGACAAGGGACACACCAATGTAGGCGTGCAACCGGGAATGGTCATGGCCATGCTCATGTACAACCGGGATTTCCACTACCTTCTCAGACTCAATCACATGCTGCATCTCGCTCACCGGGTGATGCTTCCCTgcagcaagcaagcaaacagaTTGAGACAGGGGACTAAACACGACATGGtcacttttctccttctttgctGTAAGTGTTTCTCATGCTTTCTTGGATAAGACACAGAAGTCCTCATCTAAGGTCAGTCTTAGACCATTTACTTAGAGAAGTACACAGTTGTCTGGTTGGCCTCTCCCCATATCTCTTCAGCgtggaaaagcaaacaaagcattAATACTTGATAAGCCAGGCTACTTTGTttaaacactgtattttaagtATAAATTGATTGATAAAAATTGCtgaataattccttttttaattgaagTTGCCAGTTTTGTCATTATTTAAAGACACTGTCAAGCAGTTAATTCACAATCTTCAtttaagcaagaaaatacaGGATGAGGAGATAAAATAGGTTCCATCCACTACAAGATCTAATGCAATCTTTAGGATGATGAACTTTGTATCTCAAAGTGTCAGTCTCTAGTTAAACAAGTTAGCATTGATACACTTCATTGATACTGACTAGAACAGTTAGGTCAGCACAGTGTCCTAGAAATGTCAGTACCATCCTAGAAACCCAAAGTCCAAGCCCTGGGGTTGAATGTTGTGTGGTTGTTTCCTTTCCCTACACAAGCTTCAATTCCATGCCCAACCCAAGACATTTACTTTGTCTCACTGACAAGGTGAGCTCAGAATGACTCTAAAATCTAAGGAGAAAGATGACGGCTGGACAGGTTCTTAGTTAAGTTTCCATGGtataaaatgctttatttggTGCACAgttcacaaattaaaaacattttcaaatatgtCTCTACCTATGATGGCTTTTAGAAAGCAGAGATACAATAACTATACCAACTTTTATAGGTTGCCTTTTGCCCAGCACGTATGGTCTTTATCACAAGCAaataccacacacacacaaaatccccaccaatttcaacagaaattacATCATCCTCACTCTGAATTTACACAGGCTAAAGAGAAAGGGGAATGTTTTGCATTTAACATTTCCAGTGGTCTTAGGCCTAGTGGCTCCCAAGACCCACAAGATCCTCCAGCCTTGCTCATGACCACAGGAAACTACTGCTTCTGCAATCCCATCTGACACAGAGGGCAAACAACGTCCAGATGTACATAGCTTTTTCAGTATTGGCCACCAAAGATTAGCAAGAGTTCCTTAGTATATTTATGTGAAAGAGatttaataaagctttttttttttagcaaaattCTCAATATAAGCAAAGAATCACATCTAAGCCTTCTTCTGCCAACAGCATACAGAAACACACTGTTAGAAAGATACAAGAAAAGATAAGGAATAGGGAATTTTGAATTAAGTTTCCAGATAACATATAGAGCACAGTAGACATTTGACCTCTTTGTTTCAGATCTGTGCTCACCAGAATCTTatcttctttcattctttttatttctccttacAGCCCCTGGCAGATACAAGACATCAGGCTAGAAAGCCCTTTGGGTGATGCAAAGGAAGCATTTAATGCTCCTCGGCATACTTGGTAAGGTGCTTTACACACAATAAGTATTACTCAGATGTTTCCAGTGGGAGAACAGACACAGTAGACCTACTTCCACATTGATACCTCAAGCTAAGTCAGACGTCTGAGTTGCATGCTATACTCCAAGGCCCTGAACTACCCACTGTTCACTACAAGTTGCCTCCATTCCA from Phalacrocorax aristotelis chromosome 9, bGulAri2.1, whole genome shotgun sequence includes the following:
- the SLC39A9 gene encoding zinc transporter ZIP9 isoform X1 → MDDFRSICLLSLAMLVACYVAGIIPLAVNFSEERLKLVTVLGAGLLCGTALAVIVPEGVHALYEDILEGKHHPVSEMQHVIESEKVVEIPVVHEHGHDHSRLHAYIGVSLVLGFVFMLLVDQIGSSHMHPTDDPEAARSGNSKITTTLGLVVHAAADGVALGAAASTSQTSVQLIVFVAIMLHKAPAAFGLVSFLMHAGLERNRIRKHLLVFALAAPVMSMVTYLGLSKSSKEALSEVNATGVAMLFSAGTFLYVATVHVLPEVGGIAHSHKPESTGGKGLSRLEVAALVLGCLIPLVLSIGHHH
- the SLC39A9 gene encoding zinc transporter ZIP9 isoform X2, whose product is MAAPQGAALRMLGVADARILERLKLVTVLGAGLLCGTALAVIVPEGVHALYEDILEGKHHPVSEMQHVIESEKVVEIPVVHEHGHDHSRLHAYIGVSLVLGFVFMLLVDQIGSSHMHPTDDPEAARSGNSKITTTLGLVVHAAADGVALGAAASTSQTSVQLIVFVAIMLHKAPAAFGLVSFLMHAGLERNRIRKHLLVFALAAPVMSMVTYLGLSKSSKEALSEVNATGVAMLFSAGTFLYVATVHVLPEVGGIAHSHKPESTGGKGLSRLEVAALVLGCLIPLVLSIGHHH